From the genome of Desulfovibrio intestinalis:
TTTTGTTCCCCGGCGATGGCCAGGGCCGCTTCAGGACAGGCATGAACGCACTTGCCGCAGTTGATGCAGTCCTTGGTTCTGTCTACAACGTGGCAGGCTCCTGCATTGACCATGCCATGAATGCCTACGGGACAGACGGGCACACAGGCGCCGCAATTGACGCACACGTCCTTTTTGAACATGACTTCGTAGCGGCGGGTCTGGCTTTCAGGGTTGGAACACCACTGGCAGCGCAGAGGGCAACCCTTGAAAAAGACCAGGGTGCGTATGCCCGGACCGTCATACATATTGTATTTCTGTATGTTGAAAACTCTGGCTTTTCTTTCGATCACGCTGCTACCCTTGCCGTCTGCTCAGTCGTTTTACCGTTGCTGTCTGTCTTTTTGGCCGCGCCCCCTCCACGAGAATAAAGGGGGCGCGGCCTGCGCCATTGGGGTTTAGAAGTGGCGCAGTACTGTTCTGCTGATGATTTCGTCCTGCACGTCCTTGCACAGCTCCACAAAGAAGGCGCTGTAGCCAGCCACGCGCACCACCAGGTCACGGTAGTCTTTGGGGCTCTTCTGGGCTTCAAGCATGGTCTTGTTGTCCAGATAGTTGAATTGCATTTCACCGTTGCCGAGGATACTGGCCGAGCGGATGAGGGTGATGATGCCCTGTTCGCCTTCTGGGGTGTCCAGCAGGCCCGGCAGAAGCTTGAAGTTGTGCACCATGCCGATGTTCATGTTGTCGTTGGACATCTTGGACACGCTCTTGATGATGGCAGTGGGGCCCTTGAAGTCCGCACCCTGCGTGGGGCTGATGCCGTCAGAAAGCGGCAGCCATGCCTTGCGGCCGTTGGCGGATGCGCCCAGCAACTGGCCGAAGGGCGTGTTGTTGGAGATGGAAAGCGTGCCGTGGCTCAAAATGGAGTAGAGCGTCTTGAACTTGCGGTGCTCGCGTTCGGTAAAGGCAACGAGGTCGGCGGCGATGTCGTCGGCGAAGTCGTCGTCATTGCCGTACTTGGGCGCGGCAAGGCAGTCGGCCAAAATGGCGTCGTAGCCTTCGAAGTTGGCCTTCAGGGCTTCGTTCATCTGCTGCAGGGTGTACTTTTTGTCATCGAACACCAGCTTCTTGATAGCAGCCATCGAGTCGGCGTAGGTGGCAAGACCGCTCCAGACAACGCCGGGGCCGAAGTTGTACATGGCGCCGCCAGCGGCCACGTCGCGGCCCTGTTCCATGCAGCCTTCGTACATGATGGACATGAGCGGCTTGGGGGCCAGGTCGCGCTGCACGCGCTGGGTAATAACCGTGGCAACGCTGGACCACTTGGTAATGTACTTGATCTGCTCTTTGACGGCGGCGTCGAATTTTTCATAGGTGTCGAACTGGCTCAGGTCGCCAAGATCGGGGCAAACCTGCTTGCCATACCAGAGGGGCACGCCGTGGTTGAGCACGAGTTCGATGCATATGGGCCACTGGGTGTAGGCGGTGGAGGTCCACTGATACAGACGCCCGGCCTTTTGCGGTTCCACGCAGCCCATGAGGCAGTAGTCACGCGCGTCTTCAATGCTCACGCCCTTGGCAAGCATCATCTTGATGTGCGTGTCGTCAAAGTGCACGGCGGGGAAGCCCATGCCGGAACGGATGACGGAGACGATTTTTTTCAGGTATTCCTGGGGCGAAGAGTTATGTACGCGGGTGGCCAGTGAGGGCTGGTATATGCGAACGTGGCGCACCGCATCCATGAGCAGGAAGGTCAGCTCGTTGGTTGCGTCGCGTCCTTCGCGGGTGACGCCACCCACGCACATGTTGACGAAGGGCTGATAGCCCGCGAAGAACTTGGAACTGCCTTCGCTGGTCAGCCACATCATTTCAGACATTT
Proteins encoded in this window:
- the cutC gene encoding choline trimethylamine-lyase; the protein is MDLHDFSSKIAEVTKNLSPAEREQLRQIFSTVTLPSHSAPAAAVQAAPAAHSGPGVPEGPTQRHVLLKENYLKQVPLITIHRARTITKIDKENPGMPRALLRATAFRHSCETAPLVIQDHELIVGAPNGAPRAGAFSPDISWRWLRDEMDTISNRPQDPFHIAEEDKKILREEIFPYWEGKSVDEYCEAQFREAGLWELSGESFVSDCSYHALNGGGDSNPGYDVILMKKGMLDIQREAREHLEHLDYDRPEDIDKIYFYKAVIETTEGVMIYARRMSEYAAQLAARENDPKRKAELLKISEVNARVPAHAPSTFWEAIQSVWTVESLLVVEENQTGMSIGRVDQYMYPFFKADIESGRMTPYEAFDLAGCMLIKMSEMMWLTSEGSSKFFAGYQPFVNMCVGGVTREGRDATNELTFLLMDAVRHVRIYQPSLATRVHNSSPQEYLKKIVSVIRSGMGFPAVHFDDTHIKMMLAKGVSIEDARDYCLMGCVEPQKAGRLYQWTSTAYTQWPICIELVLNHGVPLWYGKQVCPDLGDLSQFDTYEKFDAAVKEQIKYITKWSSVATVITQRVQRDLAPKPLMSIMYEGCMEQGRDVAAGGAMYNFGPGVVWSGLATYADSMAAIKKLVFDDKKYTLQQMNEALKANFEGYDAILADCLAAPKYGNDDDFADDIAADLVAFTEREHRKFKTLYSILSHGTLSISNNTPFGQLLGASANGRKAWLPLSDGISPTQGADFKGPTAIIKSVSKMSNDNMNIGMVHNFKLLPGLLDTPEGEQGIITLIRSASILGNGEMQFNYLDNKTMLEAQKSPKDYRDLVVRVAGYSAFFVELCKDVQDEIISRTVLRHF